The following are encoded in a window of Odocoileus virginianus isolate 20LAN1187 ecotype Illinois unplaced genomic scaffold, Ovbor_1.2 Unplaced_Scaffold_19, whole genome shotgun sequence genomic DNA:
- the LOC110121987 gene encoding olfactory receptor 8D1-like has product MDTRNHSLVTEFILEGLTDEPGLQLPLFFLFLLIYMVSMVGNLGLVILIRISSQLHTPMYYFLSNLSFIDLCYSSVIIPKMLVNFVSEKNFTSFPECMAQLFFFSFFIINDSYMLTAMAFDRYVAICNPLLYTVTMSHRVCFLLVTGVYIVGAVGALIHTSFISSRSFCGTNVIHHYFCDILPLLNISCSRDYTKELSVMILVGFNVFVCVVAIFISYAFILPSILHIHSAEGRSKAFSTCSSHLAAVGVFYGSIIFMYFKPSTSDRIQETVASVFYTTVIPMLNPLIYGLRNKDVKESIKKILKGGKLPRSG; this is encoded by the coding sequence ATGGACACAAGAAATCATTCTTTGGTAACTGAGTTCATCCTTGAGGGGTTAACAGATGAGCCAGGACTCcagctccctctcttcttcctgtttCTATTGATCTACATGGTCTCCATGGTGGGCAACCTGGGCTTGGTCATTTTAATCAGGATCAGTTCTCAGCTTCACACGCCCATGTATTATTTTCTCAGTAATTTGTCCTTCATAGATCTCTGCTACTCCTCGGTCATAATTCCAAAGATGCTGGTAAACTTCGTGTCAGAGAAGAACTTCACTTCCTTTCCTGAGTGCATGGCCCagctctttttcttctccttcttcattATTAATGACTCCTACATGCTGACAGCCATGGCATTTGATCGTTATGTTGCCATCTGTAACCCCTTGCTCTACACTGTTACCATGTCCCACAGAGTCTGTTTCCTACTGGTCACCGGTGTGTATATAGTGGGGGCTGTTGGAGCCTTGATTCACACCAGCTTCATATCTAGTCGCTCCTTCTGTGGCACTAATGTCATCCACCATTACTTCTGTGACATCCTTCCTCTTCTGAATATATCTTGTTCAAGAGACTACACCAAGGAACTTTCAGTGATGATTTTGGTTGGATTCAATGTCTTTGTATGTGTTGTAGCCATCTTCATCTCTTATGCTTTCATCCTTCCCAGCATCTTGCACATCCACTCAGCTGAAGGCAGATCTAAAGCTTTCAGTACCTGTAGCTCCCACCTTGCAGCTGTTGGGGTTTTCTATGGCTCCATCATCTTCATGTATTTTAAACCATCTACCAGTGACAGAATACAGGAGACGGTGGCCTCTGTGTTTTATACTACAGTGATTCCCATGCTTAACCCCCTTATCTACGGCCTTAGGAACAAGGATGTCAaagaatccattaaaaaaattctgaagggTGGGAAACTTCCCAGGTCTGGGTAG